In Zea mays cultivar B73 chromosome 7, Zm-B73-REFERENCE-NAM-5.0, whole genome shotgun sequence, the following proteins share a genomic window:
- the LOC118472914 gene encoding uncharacterized protein encodes MAPISSSLSLLSMASSRAPSLFSSWRELPAPCSTANRGQRRPSSPIAWSSGFPLPARPRHRAGKSQRPAAAHPMDGAQKIPASAPSFSPARSPSRSSSSPHLPSLHSSSAKHRCSCSPGTSPSFLAARMPSARHNVEGDVLLQHAVTLAGCSMFLAQPRSRRRRNPC; translated from the exons ATGGCGCccatctcttcctccctctctctgCTGTCCATGGCAAGCAGCCGAGCGCCCTCCCTGTTCTCCTCTTGGCGCGAGCTCCCTGCTCCTTGCTCGACGGCCAACAGAGGACAGCGACGCCCTTCTTCCCCAATAGCATGGAGCAGCGGCTTCCCTCTCCCAGCTCGTCCTCGCCATCGCGCAGGGAAGAGCCAGCGCCCAGCAGCAGCTCACCCCATGGATGGCGCCCAGAAAATTCCAGCCAGCGCCCCTTCTTTTTCCCCTGCTCGTTCTCCCTCGCGCAGCAGCAGCTCGCCCCACCTCCCCTCGCTGCACAGCTCCTCGGCGAAACACCGCTGTTCCTGCAGCCCCGGCACATCCCCCAGCTTCCTCGCTGCGCGCATGCCAAGTGCTCGGCATAATGTCGAGGGAGACGTGTTGTTGCAGCATGCCGTGACGCTCGCTGGGTGTTCAATGTTTTTGGCGCAGCCCCGCTCGCGACGCCGTCGAAACCCGTG ctag